The Bacteroidota bacterium genome includes a region encoding these proteins:
- a CDS encoding lysophospholipid acyltransferase family protein — MQNLLEYILFSLFSKIFCLAGFKRAYLFAPFLTFIFHDLLKLRLKVVLKNLEIAFPEMTPEERKILAKKCYISSAKTFIEIMTIPAMKYEEIKDYFGDPEVKFVQDFHARGKGVILMTAHFGNWEVAALGFSRKMGIRFAALAQPQRNDYVTRWMEKQRTKWGNHIYKTGNAAMILFRALKNGEIIAVVGDQRGPEDGIRVPFFGRQSAVNEGIAVLALKTGAPVIFSITIRQSDNTYLTDVCEVSMENLPEGKQEKIVEISRRHTAILEEYIRKYPEQWFWMHNRWKY; from the coding sequence TTGCAGAACCTTTTAGAATATATCCTTTTTTCTTTATTTAGCAAGATATTCTGTCTCGCAGGATTTAAAAGGGCGTACTTGTTTGCGCCCTTTCTTACATTTATATTCCACGACCTCCTCAAACTTCGTCTAAAAGTTGTCTTAAAAAATCTCGAAATAGCCTTCCCGGAAATGACACCTGAGGAACGAAAAATTCTCGCAAAGAAGTGCTATATCAGCAGTGCCAAGACATTTATCGAAATCATGACAATACCGGCGATGAAATATGAGGAGATAAAAGATTATTTTGGTGACCCGGAGGTAAAATTTGTACAGGACTTCCATGCAAGAGGGAAGGGAGTGATTCTCATGACCGCCCACTTTGGAAACTGGGAAGTGGCGGCTCTCGGGTTTTCGAGAAAAATGGGAATCCGGTTTGCAGCGCTGGCACAGCCTCAGCGGAATGATTATGTTACGAGATGGATGGAAAAGCAACGAACCAAATGGGGGAATCACATCTATAAGACCGGAAATGCCGCGATGATACTTTTCAGAGCATTGAAGAACGGAGAGATAATCGCCGTGGTTGGTGATCAAAGAGGACCTGAAGATGGTATCAGAGTCCCTTTTTTTGGCAGACAATCTGCCGTAAACGAAGGAATTGCTGTTCTTGCGCTTAAAACGGGTGCACCTGTAATATTTTCCATTACAATCAGACAGAGTGACAACACTTATTTAACCGATGTATGTGAAGTATCCATGGAAAACCTGCCGGAGGGGAAACAGGAAAAAATTGTGGAAATCAGCAGACGGCACACGGCTATTCTCGAAGAGTACATCAGAAAATATCCGGAACAATGGTTTTGGATGCATAACAGGTGGAAGTATTGA
- a CDS encoding glycosyltransferase family 9 protein has translation MTTAKYLVVQTAFPGDSVLTLPFLQELRRLYPEGQIDVVCSPASKEIFEASPSVSNVIPFDKRGEYKGFRGLVRFAESLKETRYSAIYSLHRSIRTTILVALAGGEESIGFNTASFSFLYDKRVPYVFSDHEVKRNLNMIMDYPGDKWKIYPELTASEEQKQKVMSFIEATGGGKIIVISPGSVWETKRYPVKSYAEIASGLSAAGYNIIVSGSNSEKDTGEEIRRIAGDRIINSCGIFSMTETVELMRHSELLITNDSAPTHFAMAAGVPVLTIYCSTVPEFGFYGYSDKSHYLSSEVSCKPCGIHGHKKCPTGQFECGTKIKAYEVIRKVKEILDDRA, from the coding sequence TTGACTACTGCAAAATATCTTGTAGTGCAAACTGCCTTCCCGGGAGATTCGGTGCTGACACTTCCTTTTCTTCAGGAGCTGCGACGGTTGTATCCTGAAGGGCAGATTGATGTTGTCTGTTCACCTGCCAGCAAGGAGATTTTTGAAGCATCACCATCAGTTTCCAATGTAATTCCATTTGACAAACGGGGAGAGTACAAAGGTTTCAGAGGGCTTGTACGATTTGCTGAGAGCCTCAAAGAAACCCGCTACTCGGCAATTTATTCGCTCCACAGATCAATCCGGACAACAATTCTTGTCGCACTCGCCGGTGGTGAGGAGTCAATCGGATTCAACACAGCCTCATTCTCATTCCTGTATGATAAAAGGGTTCCGTATGTTTTCAGTGATCATGAGGTAAAAAGAAACCTGAATATGATCATGGATTATCCCGGTGACAAATGGAAAATTTATCCTGAACTCACTGCGAGTGAAGAGCAGAAGCAAAAAGTCATGAGTTTTATTGAAGCAACAGGGGGCGGAAAAATAATAGTTATTTCTCCCGGAAGTGTCTGGGAGACAAAGAGATATCCTGTGAAAAGCTACGCTGAAATCGCTTCCGGACTTTCTGCTGCAGGTTATAATATTATCGTATCCGGAAGCAACAGTGAGAAGGATACAGGAGAAGAGATAAGAAGAATTGCCGGAGATCGAATAATAAACAGTTGCGGAATTTTTTCCATGACAGAAACTGTTGAACTGATGAGGCATTCTGAACTTTTAATAACGAATGACAGTGCACCGACTCATTTCGCAATGGCAGCCGGTGTCCCCGTTCTCACCATCTACTGCTCTACCGTGCCTGAATTTGGGTTCTACGGCTACTCGGATAAAAGTCATTACTTATCGTCTGAGGTGAGCTGCAAACCGTGCGGTATTCACGGACATAAAAAGTGTCCGACAGGGCAATTTGAGTGCGGAACAAAAATTAAAGCGTATGAAGTCATACGAAAAGTAAAGGAAATACTGGATGACCGAGCATAA
- a CDS encoding threonylcarbamoyl-AMP synthase, translating to MTEHKNTLKLNIDDKLNDAIQKAIHIYFEGGVFIYPTDTIYGFGANPFNTDALQKVTVIKRRSISKKFILLASDIEMVLKHVELADESHADFLLSLWPNPVSVVLKLNPYYKNIMGDSTVAFRIPNHNFCRKLTSELKMPLVSTSVNRSDETAMNDFPQISQEFSHEVDAIFFSEKPPLNIASTVIDLTEKKPVLIRGGMIGFDDILQKFNEV from the coding sequence ATGACCGAGCATAAAAACACATTAAAACTTAATATTGACGATAAATTAAATGATGCTATACAGAAGGCAATCCACATCTACTTTGAAGGCGGTGTTTTCATCTACCCGACCGACACGATATACGGATTTGGGGCGAATCCCTTCAATACAGACGCACTTCAAAAAGTTACAGTAATCAAGAGACGCAGCATTTCTAAAAAGTTCATCCTGCTTGCAAGTGACATCGAAATGGTGCTGAAACATGTTGAACTCGCCGATGAGTCACACGCTGATTTTCTTCTGTCTCTATGGCCCAACCCTGTATCAGTGGTATTAAAGTTAAATCCCTACTACAAGAATATAATGGGTGATTCAACTGTTGCCTTCAGGATACCAAACCACAACTTTTGCAGAAAATTAACATCGGAACTGAAAATGCCACTCGTTTCAACCAGTGTTAACCGGAGTGATGAAACTGCGATGAATGACTTTCCGCAGATTTCACAGGAGTTCAGTCACGAAGTGGATGCAATTTTTTTCAGTGAGAAACCACCTTTAAATATAGCCTCGACAGTGATTGATCTCACCGAAAAAAAACCGGTACTTATCAGGGGAGGAATGATCGGTTTTGATGACATACTCCAGAAATTTAATGAAGTGTAA
- a CDS encoding polymer-forming cytoskeletal protein, with amino-acid sequence MKLKKVNKLYKPITVISADVVIRGEIEGGCDMRYDGKLKGDIRVDGLLLIGKTAEITGNLVAASIAIAGKVKGNAYATERVEINPTGELTGDIRSKSLVIEDGGIYKGKVEDGVAENIEPSTDGEGEISDEPVNAE; translated from the coding sequence ATGAAATTGAAAAAAGTAAACAAACTGTACAAACCCATAACGGTTATCTCTGCAGATGTGGTTATCAGAGGTGAAATCGAGGGAGGGTGCGATATGCGTTACGATGGCAAACTAAAAGGAGACATCAGGGTTGACGGTCTGCTTTTGATCGGCAAAACCGCAGAAATTACAGGAAATCTTGTAGCCGCGAGTATCGCAATAGCAGGAAAAGTAAAAGGCAATGCTTATGCCACGGAGAGAGTGGAGATTAACCCGACCGGTGAATTGACGGGTGATATCCGGAGTAAAAGCCTCGTGATAGAAGACGGGGGAATTTACAAAGGTAAAGTGGAAGATGGAGTTGCGGAGAACATCGAGCCTTCGACAGACGGTGAGGGGGAAATCTCTGATGAGCCGGTGAATGCAGAATAA
- a CDS encoding AtpZ/AtpI family protein, translating into MQNKKEDSIAESFRVVAPYMGLGIQLAVTIVGMVLIGDWLDKKYSTSHWLWIFALIGGAGGIYNFIKTVMDLEKKNKLKNDNR; encoded by the coding sequence ATGCAGAATAAAAAAGAAGACAGCATAGCTGAAAGTTTTAGAGTGGTTGCCCCTTACATGGGGCTTGGAATACAGCTCGCAGTAACCATCGTTGGAATGGTTCTGATCGGTGACTGGCTGGACAAAAAGTACTCGACTTCCCACTGGTTATGGATTTTTGCCCTTATTGGGGGAGCGGGCGGGATTTACAATTTTATCAAGACCGTAATGGACCTCGAAAAGAAAAACAAATTGAAGAATGACAACAGATAA
- the atpB gene encoding F0F1 ATP synthase subunit A: protein MYSDTTKAITDSLSKAHGNGGSQSSDWILHHIMDGNYLDFSPFGKIMLPEFYIGDIHVVITRHIVFMWLAAILLTFLLIRVAKRYKKTQIPNRLTSAVEILILFVRDEIAKPSIGGGYEKFVPYLLTAFFFILFANFLGLIPFSATVTSNISITATLATATFVVTQWGGMRKNGFFGYFKGLIPHGIPVFLLPIMIVVELLGLFTKPFALAIRLFANMTAGHIVIYALIGLIFAMNTLAVAPVSVGMALFIYLLEILVAMLQAYIFTMLSAVFIGMAVHQDH, encoded by the coding sequence ATGTACAGTGATACAACAAAAGCAATAACTGACTCGTTAAGCAAAGCACACGGAAACGGCGGGAGCCAAAGCAGTGACTGGATATTACACCACATTATGGATGGTAATTATCTTGACTTCTCCCCGTTTGGCAAGATTATGCTGCCTGAGTTTTACATTGGTGATATTCATGTCGTAATAACCCGGCACATAGTATTCATGTGGCTGGCTGCCATTTTGCTTACCTTCCTGCTTATCAGGGTTGCGAAGCGATACAAAAAGACTCAGATTCCCAACAGACTGACAAGTGCTGTCGAGATTCTTATACTTTTTGTACGCGATGAAATTGCAAAACCGAGTATTGGCGGGGGATACGAAAAATTTGTTCCGTATCTGTTGACTGCATTTTTCTTCATTCTGTTTGCCAATTTCCTTGGCTTAATTCCTTTTTCTGCAACAGTAACGAGTAATATCTCAATTACAGCTACTCTTGCGACCGCGACCTTTGTCGTTACACAATGGGGAGGAATGAGGAAAAACGGTTTCTTTGGCTATTTTAAAGGACTTATTCCACACGGCATCCCGGTCTTTCTCCTCCCGATTATGATCGTGGTTGAGTTGCTCGGGTTATTCACAAAACCGTTTGCACTGGCGATTCGTCTCTTTGCGAACATGACCGCCGGTCACATAGTGATATATGCCCTTATTGGATTGATATTTGCAATGAACACACTGGCTGTGGCACCTGTCTCAGTTGGTATGGCACTTTTTATATACTTGCTCGAAATACTTGTAGCAATGCTACAGGCTTACATATTCACGATGTTATCTGCTGTGTTTATAGGTATGGCAGTGCATCAGGACCATTAA
- a CDS encoding ATP synthase F0 subunit C has translation MDLAHLAAGIGAALTIIGGGFGIGKLAAAAMEATGRQPEAGGGIRTTMIIAAALIEGISLFALVICFILAGK, from the coding sequence ATGGATTTAGCTCATTTGGCAGCCGGTATCGGTGCAGCTTTAACAATCATCGGCGGTGGCTTTGGTATTGGTAAATTGGCAGCCGCAGCAATGGAAGCAACAGGCCGTCAGCCTGAAGCAGGTGGTGGTATCAGAACCACTATGATCATTGCAGCAGCTCTTATTGAAGGTATCTCACTGTTCGCATTGGTTATTTGCTTCATCCTCGCCGGTAAATAA
- the atpF gene encoding F0F1 ATP synthase subunit B → MTFSSFVFLTASEEGSKPSLLDVNGGLAFWTTLTFIVLLLVLAKYAWKPILSALDAREQGIKDALEAAKKAKEEADLLIAQNEKVRQENDEAAKRQIEESRKYFEEQKAKMAHDLKEEFDKKRKDFDSELVNLEREMVDRVIEKVADVTVAAAEKVIKANLDAEKNKVLVNKYIDEIRNN, encoded by the coding sequence ATGACTTTTAGTTCGTTTGTCTTTCTAACAGCTTCGGAAGAAGGCAGCAAGCCGAGTTTGCTTGATGTGAATGGCGGTCTGGCTTTTTGGACCACTCTCACATTCATAGTATTGCTTCTTGTTCTTGCCAAATATGCCTGGAAGCCTATTCTCAGTGCTCTTGATGCAAGAGAACAGGGGATAAAGGATGCTCTGGAAGCCGCAAAGAAGGCGAAGGAAGAAGCTGATCTGCTGATTGCACAAAACGAAAAGGTGCGTCAGGAAAATGATGAAGCTGCGAAGAGACAGATCGAGGAAAGCCGGAAATACTTCGAGGAGCAGAAAGCCAAAATGGCTCATGATCTTAAAGAAGAGTTCGACAAGAAGAGAAAAGATTTCGATTCCGAGCTTGTAAACCTTGAGCGTGAAATGGTTGACAGAGTGATTGAAAAAGTCGCCGATGTTACCGTAGCTGCAGCCGAAAAAGTGATCAAAGCTAATCTTGATGCTGAAAAGAACAAGGTGTTGGTTAATAAATACATCGACGAGATAAGGAACAACTGA
- the atpH gene encoding ATP synthase F1 subunit delta, translating into MSFSKVAVKYASTLYSSISAVPEFEKIFQDAEDILRVFDENPNLKRIIGIPVFKDSDKLAILMKIFEGKVDESLTGFIGFLAKKERISNTYEVFQAFLKVSDKDRGFKRVEITSAFEFDPEESARIKKELEDYFKCKLKVSVKTDPGLVGGFIARTDEIIIDASVRNQLKKLRKTFSRAGESLNKN; encoded by the coding sequence ATGTCTTTCAGCAAGGTAGCCGTCAAATACGCTTCTACCCTTTACTCTTCGATCAGTGCGGTGCCGGAATTCGAGAAAATATTTCAGGATGCAGAAGACATTCTGAGGGTTTTCGACGAAAACCCCAACCTTAAGAGAATCATTGGGATTCCTGTATTCAAAGACTCGGACAAACTTGCCATCCTCATGAAGATTTTTGAAGGCAAGGTTGATGAGTCGTTAACCGGATTTATCGGGTTCCTCGCCAAAAAAGAGAGAATTTCGAATACATATGAAGTGTTTCAGGCATTTTTGAAAGTTTCTGATAAAGACAGAGGTTTCAAGAGGGTGGAGATAACCTCCGCTTTCGAGTTTGATCCCGAGGAGTCTGCCAGAATCAAGAAAGAGCTTGAAGACTACTTTAAGTGTAAACTCAAAGTGAGTGTTAAGACTGATCCCGGATTGGTAGGCGGTTTTATAGCCCGGACTGATGAGATAATAATTGATGCATCGGTCAGGAATCAGTTGAAGAAACTGAGAAAAACATTCAGCCGCGCCGGCGAATCACTAAACAAAAATTAA